The DNA segment AGAAGGCTTTTGAGGAAAGCAGATACCCCTGGCAGGAGTCCTTTGAGAATGTCGCTGTGTGCCTGCCATTCCGCTGCCCGAGGTGTGGGGACCATACCAGATTTAGAAGCCTGTCCTCATTGAGGGCCCATCTGGAATTCAGTCACAGCTACCAGGAAAGAACCCTCTTGACAAAATGCAGCCTCTTTCCGTCCctcaaagacacagacctagtcaGTTCCTCAGAACCCCTGCAACAGGGAAAATTGCAGAGCTGTGGCAACATAGTGAAGCAGAAACCGAGCTATGTTAACTTGTGTAGCATTTCGCATGAACACTGCAAGGACAGGAAGCCATTCGAGGTGGTGGCAGAGAGGCCTGTGTCCTATGTGCAGACCTACACTACGGTAGACCTACGTGCAGACTCGCTGGATGGCCCGAGGTCCAGTCCTGGCCTTCCCACCTCAGACACCAAAGCAGCTTTCGAGGCACATGTCAGAGAAAAATTCAATCGGATGGTCGAGGCCGTGGACAGGACCATTGAGAAGAGAATCGATAAACTCACCAAAGAGCTGGCCCAGAAAACGGCTGAACTGTTGGAAGTTCGGGCAGCTTTTGTGCAGCTGACTCAGAAAAAGCAGGAAGTGCAGAGACGAGAGCGGGCCCTGAATAGACAGGTGGATGTGGCCGTGGAGATGATCGCAGGGCTGAGGCAACGCCTGACGGAATCCGAAGAGGAGCTTCTCAGGAAAGAAGAGTAAGTGGCGTTGAAACAGGATGCTAACCCCGTTGCTTTAGGCACTTCCCACCCCCTCCCAAGTTACACTCGAATGTTAAGCAAGGTTTGGTTTTAATTACTTGCAGGTACCTTGGCTACATCTCCCATTGTTATAGTTGAATGTAGGAGGCATAAGGCTTTTAATACTATTTACCCTCTCCACTGTGGCCTCCAGCTCAGCAACATGAAAGTCGAAATATTGAATGCCTTATCACCTTGGAAACTGTAAACcactacaaataatttttttagagagAGGAGTAGTGCAGTCTGTTCATGGGACCCTTTCCTGGCCTCGGtcgtgggtggggtggggagggggttgggagggagTTGAGCGGGAAGGCAGCAAGGGAGTGCTAGGGGACCCTTTCCGTCTCACTGACAGTCTCCAGGCAATAAAATCAAGAACATGAGAGGCTGTCTTATTCAAGTATactctaaatataaataattttggcTTCTTTGCCATTTTGGATTACCTGTCCATATTAATTACATGTCAATAGTGGAGAATctgttaattataatttttattttgaagaagcAGACATTAGGAGACCCAGAGGAAGCTTCTGAGATTTCCATACTCTTCTGATTTAAGTTTGAgaaatttctttttgtaaaatactaGACTAAGTCATGCCTGCTTGCAAAGAGTTGACACGGGTTTTTACCAGTTATAGGTGATCAGAGAagctattactttaaaaattatcacaCTTGGAAAAGCATTTCCTTATCAATGAGTATGGATTCAACCCAAACTAGAAAAGTATATGTAACAATGCAGTGTTATTTCCCAAATGCTTAATGTTGggtttaattttaaatggagGCTTAGAATTCACAGAACCAAAGGACGTAAAAATTGATTGACTGAAACAGCCTAAAAGGCAGGTTTTCAAATAAGTTGAGTTCTATTATACAGATTGACTTAATTTCATGCTTTCTTTGCCCTGTGGCACTCTTCTATTTTGTGTTGTCTCTTAAAATGTAGTAAATTAAAGCTTCTCTACTTGGtaagaggctgagaaaccctatATATTAAAGAGATCATCACTTGCTATTACTAAATGCTTACTGCCTACCTAGAGGGAAAGCCTGCTCTGCTCaactagataattttaaaatcatgtagTGAGGACGGATTTGAATCAGCCATTGATTTATTGATACTTTGCTCCTAGGGAGATGATCTCCATCGAAAAATGTTTCTCTCTTGGCTCTTGACGTTCCCTGGTAGGAAGCTAGTGCCCTGACATGCTATAGCACCCAGGGTGACTAACACTGCACCACTGAAAAAATGGCAGATGGGGTTGCTCTATGTGCAGAGAAAAGCCTAGAATTAAATTAGTGATATTTCTGTTTGATTGACGAGCACTGAATTTAAAAGGCAACCAAATTAATTGTGTGCATTTACTTGTTTGTCATGTTTTATTTGTTAAGTACACAAGTAATAATGGACATGGGATTTGGGGTGGTGGTTGCCTGGAGTATGGGAAAACAATATGATGGTAGGGAGGAGCATATGGTTAGATCTAGGTTATTGTCAAGGATGTACCTTTTATTTTGGGTGGTGTGTTAAAGGGtgctttattattaaaaataactggTTAACTAACTTTAGTAAAAGTGGGCCATGCATGAATCCATAGTGATAATGTTATATATGGTTAATCCAGTGCTGTTACCTGAGGaccaattaaaaaactaaatatacttgtaaaaaaaaaaatttaacagggTAAAATTGTATGTGTTAAAATCCTCCCTCCTCACCAaacatcccccaccccaccctctggaGACAGCCACTGTTTAGTTCAGTGACTGTCCTTCTAGACCTTTCCTGTGTCCATACAATCACATGTACTT comes from the Balaenoptera ricei isolate mBalRic1 chromosome 16, mBalRic1.hap2, whole genome shotgun sequence genome and includes:
- the ZNF365 gene encoding protein ZNF365 isoform X1, which translates into the protein MQQKAFEESRYPWQESFENVAVCLPFRCPRCGDHTRFRSLSSLRAHLEFSHSYQERTLLTKCSLFPSLKDTDLVSSSEPLQQGKLQSCGNIVKQKPSYVNLCSISHEHCKDRKPFEVVAERPVSYVQTYTTVDLRADSLDGPRSSPGLPTSDTKAAFEAHVREKFNRMVEAVDRTIEKRIDKLTKELAQKTAELLEVRAAFVQLTQKKQEVQRRERALNRQVDVAVEMIAGLRQRLTESEEELLRKEEEVVTFNHFLEAAAEKEVQGKARLQDFIENLLHRVELAEKQLEYYHSQQAAGLRRDTSEHVLTDISSNRKSKCLSRGHPHSVCNHPDLKTHFHPKGRSYLKKAKDDRASMQPAKSMHEQAESPRELCRPAKKGEPLGFTRKGNIRPKMAKKKPTAIVNII
- the ZNF365 gene encoding protein ZNF365 isoform X2, with product MQQKAFEESRYPWQESFENVAVCLPFRCPRCGDHTRFRSLSSLRAHLEFSHSYQERTLLTKCSLFPSLKDTDLVSSSEPLQQGKLQSCGNIVKQKPSYVNLCSISHEHCKDRKPFEVVAERPVSYVQTYTTVDLRADSLDGPRSSPGLPTSDTKAAFEAHVREKFNRMVEAVDRTIEKRIDKLTKELAQKTAELLEVRAAFVQLTQKKQEVQRRERALNRQVDVAVEMIAGLRQRLTESEEELLRKEEEVVTFNHFLEAAAEKEVQGKARLQDFIENLLHRVELAEKQLEYYHSQQAAGLRRDTSEHVLTDISSNRKSKCLSYLKKAKDDRASMQPAKSMHEQAESPRELCRPAKKGEPLGFTRKGNIRPKMAKKKPTAIVNII